A stretch of Aphanothece sacrum FPU1 DNA encodes these proteins:
- a CDS encoding ABC transporter permease, with translation MALGGVIQLDTVDLGWSLGIMAIAVALSRWQRLGLETQLVSATGRSLLQLLVVGYVISAIFALNHPIPVLGIIAIMLSIAAKVTENRITGKLKGLFPLIWLSLFVSSGLTLSYTLILIIQPEIWYSPQYLIPLAGMILGNSMNSASLSGERLSSAISQNSLEVETYLCLGATPSQAIASYRKEAIRLSLIPTLNQMMVVGIVSLPGMFTGQVLAGSDPLNAASYQILILFMIAFTNIITAILVTEGVYHKCFNQQAQLIIHR, from the coding sequence ATGGCGTTAGGTGGTGTAATTCAACTTGATACAGTCGATTTAGGTTGGTCTTTGGGAATTATGGCGATCGCGGTTGCCCTCTCCCGTTGGCAACGACTAGGATTAGAAACCCAGTTAGTATCAGCTACGGGGCGATCGCTGCTGCAATTATTGGTGGTAGGATACGTTATATCGGCTATTTTTGCCTTAAATCATCCCATACCCGTTTTAGGCATCATTGCTATCATGTTAAGCATTGCCGCTAAAGTGACGGAAAACCGCATCACTGGTAAGCTAAAGGGATTATTTCCTTTGATATGGCTGTCATTGTTCGTTAGTAGCGGTTTAACCCTTAGTTACACCCTAATTTTGATTATTCAGCCCGAAATTTGGTATTCTCCCCAATATTTAATCCCCTTAGCTGGCATGATTTTAGGCAATTCTATGAATAGTGCTTCTTTATCAGGGGAACGTCTATCAAGTGCGATCTCACAAAATTCTCTGGAGGTGGAAACCTATCTTTGTTTAGGTGCAACTCCTTCACAAGCGATCGCTAGTTATCGTAAAGAAGCGATTCGTCTGAGTTTAATTCCTACTCTTAATCAAATGATGGTAGTGGGAATTGTTAGTTTACCTGGGATGTTTACTGGACAAGTTTTAGCGGGTTCTGACCCCCTTAATGCGGCTTCTTATCAGATTTTAATTCTGTTTATGATTGCATTTACTAATATTATAACAGCAATATTGGTGACAGAAGGGGTTTATCATAAGTGTTTTAATCAACAAGCTCAATTAATTATTCATCGTTAA
- a CDS encoding thioredoxin family protein — protein sequence MARTLSTMLPLGTKAPNFSLEDVVSNQLIYLEIFKNKKALLVMFICQHCPFVKHVQQELAKLGQDYTKEGLGMVAISSNDVANYPDDSPANLKAMAQELGFNFPVCYDETQEVAKAYTAACTPDFFLFDANYQLIYRGQLDDSRPGNNIPVTGGDLRAAIDNILAGKSINSAQKPSIGCNIKWKPGNEPPYYG from the coding sequence ATGGCAAGAACTCTCTCAACTATGTTACCTTTAGGAACTAAAGCTCCTAATTTTTCTTTAGAAGACGTTGTATCTAATCAACTCATTTATTTAGAAATATTTAAGAACAAAAAAGCCTTACTTGTCATGTTTATTTGTCAACATTGTCCCTTTGTCAAGCACGTTCAACAAGAATTAGCTAAACTGGGACAAGATTATACAAAAGAAGGTTTAGGTATGGTCGCTATTAGTTCCAATGATGTAGCTAACTATCCTGATGATTCTCCCGCTAATTTAAAGGCAATGGCTCAAGAATTGGGCTTTAATTTTCCTGTATGCTATGATGAAACTCAAGAAGTTGCTAAAGCTTATACGGCTGCTTGTACCCCCGATTTTTTCCTCTTTGATGCTAACTATCAATTAATCTATCGCGGTCAATTGGATGATAGTCGTCCTGGTAATAATATTCCTGTTACTGGGGGAGATTTACGGGCAGCTATTGACAATATTTTAGCCGGAAAATCGATTAATTCTGCACAAAAACCTAGCATCGGTTGTAATATTAAATGGAAACCAGGGAACGAACCCCCTTATTATGGTTAA